A single Acidaminococcus sp. DNA region contains:
- a CDS encoding site-specific integrase yields the protein MRSIKGEGTIFFDKRRKKYVFQEWYTNGQGEKKRKTFVSIDRKELKKRIETWKSEIEKGVLLTEPEKNVAELTDIWLSAIKNSLQPSTFNLYKSMMKNFVVPQFGNRTLESLHPMEIKRWINRIYLRPSKNTKQLSARTCNVIRNTWRTMAAWAVKNGFALKNPLNGVRLLKEEPREIRSLNREELNKLLNEAKLGTYYSFTDDPFGEYLQKEIYVAVVLAARTGMRRGEVFGLCWPDMELNNSLIHVRHNLMPNGRLSTPKTRNSVRNILLDTDTVAILKTWRSYQARYMNENSGIVQHMNNLVFTSQVGTPFSVNNFRSRQWKMLTDAAGLPGLGFHSLRHTHATQLIASGVPVKVVSERLGHKDVAMTMRIYVSVLPTMQQMAVDVIEKWHKNTPTNVAPSVGAKKND from the coding sequence ATGAGGTCTATAAAAGGCGAGGGAACGATTTTCTTTGATAAACGACGGAAAAAATATGTGTTTCAGGAATGGTATACAAACGGGCAAGGGGAGAAGAAACGTAAAACTTTTGTCTCGATTGACCGGAAAGAACTGAAAAAGCGGATAGAAACGTGGAAAAGCGAAATTGAAAAAGGCGTTTTATTAACCGAACCCGAGAAAAATGTTGCTGAATTAACTGATATATGGCTATCCGCTATCAAAAACAGTCTGCAGCCAAGCACGTTTAATTTATACAAGTCCATGATGAAAAACTTTGTAGTGCCTCAATTTGGAAACCGAACGCTTGAATCATTACATCCAATGGAAATCAAAAGATGGATCAATCGCATCTATTTGAGACCGTCTAAAAACACAAAACAGTTAAGCGCACGAACCTGCAATGTAATAAGAAATACATGGCGGACAATGGCAGCCTGGGCTGTAAAAAATGGCTTTGCCTTGAAAAACCCCTTGAATGGAGTACGACTTCTGAAGGAAGAACCTCGTGAAATTCGTTCCCTGAACAGAGAAGAACTAAACAAATTGTTGAACGAAGCCAAATTAGGAACTTATTACAGTTTTACTGATGATCCTTTTGGAGAATATCTTCAAAAAGAAATATATGTAGCCGTTGTTCTTGCTGCCAGAACCGGCATGCGCAGAGGGGAAGTGTTTGGACTTTGTTGGCCGGACATGGAATTGAACAATTCATTGATTCATGTCAGACATAATTTAATGCCTAACGGAAGATTATCCACCCCCAAGACACGCAATAGTGTGAGAAATATTTTGTTGGATACGGATACCGTAGCTATCTTGAAAACGTGGAGAAGTTATCAAGCAAGATATATGAACGAGAATTCCGGCATTGTTCAGCATATGAATAATTTGGTCTTCACTTCGCAAGTTGGAACCCCTTTCAGTGTCAATAATTTCCGGAGCAGACAATGGAAGATGCTGACCGATGCAGCCGGATTGCCGGGACTCGGGTTTCATTCATTAAGGCATACACATGCCACGCAGTTAATAGCGTCAGGTGTTCCTGTAAAGGTTGTAAGTGAACGATTAGGACATAAAGATGTTGCTATGACTATGCGCATCTACGTATCTGTTTTGCCTACAATGCAGCAAATGGCAGTTGATGTAATCGAAAAATGGCATAAAAATACCCCAACAAATGTGGCACCATCTGTTGGGGCAAAGAAGAACGATTAA
- a CDS encoding helix-turn-helix domain-containing protein, producing the protein MEKQERKFWTPEQVRIEIFNKEISKSTLLNLIHDGAIPAMRVGRRIYIPAYWVKQKIEFADGQMNIKEGIV; encoded by the coding sequence ATGGAAAAACAAGAAAGAAAATTTTGGACGCCGGAACAAGTAAGAATTGAAATCTTCAACAAGGAAATCAGCAAAAGCACTTTGTTAAATTTAATTCATGACGGAGCAATTCCGGCAATGCGGGTTGGTCGCCGTATTTATATTCCTGCGTATTGGGTAAAACAGAAAATCGAATTTGCTGATGGTCAAATGAATATTAAAGAAGGAATCGTTTAA
- a CDS encoding autotransporter outer membrane beta-barrel domain-containing protein gives MVKKNMVLKAAVLASLMAIPGIASAGWSKVGPITQDGETVSETVKYTEAHTVDASGSTISIGTFEGAGSDQYSVLSVGQGGSASITAGSVTSKLLDAESGGKINISSTGTVSISTNDDVLPSVRAITGANVTISANTINISNDSKDDSSGAVWAQNNTSDEKASEDTASVKLTADKINITSANQGIVALSNGQVNINGDLNLTAPLAIDTRGYATTNINTDGAHSTVINGDILFETPDDAVSGKIINAYVNLNLTGSDSSWTGRSYMKTSSGEIAPQLTEVDDTHKGGGYLALTMADGAIWNDTGDSFVNTLTADASTINIQNDDSDLVAGTLDMTNGSTLNMAADNQKLTVSTLSLDASTINLNGDSDTVDATIDATNGSTVNVNGDSAAITGVDAASSTVDITGSNDEVTTLTLADSTLNVSNSTTTLDNLTSDDSTINVNNDGTSVTSTTAVLNNTNLNLNGDNQKVTIGTLSGSDTTVNTNSLDNKVTIGTDNSSNLTVHGTSDIADAITTDHSNAQKLANVVSVGNSSAADKITTDEGVISGAYNFDVVNGQVVWNNNSYTPNQTNVGIAALSAMNLMTWRQENNDMNKRLGELRDSEGQQGVWARMVRGEAKYGLRNMKNQYNYYQVGYDHKIGKNWTLGAAYSKTDGTTSFSRGNADNDHDGFAIYGSWLGDDGSFVDLIGKYAHMDTEYHVNSGAGSGDYDNDAFSFSAEYGKRFHGNNGFWIEPQVELTYGTVDSADYTTKRGVKVHHDSMDSFVGRLGFALGKDVKAGHLYARASYLYDFDGESDVTMNYNGTRAKYSDDIGGGWWEVGIGANLNLSKASHLYIDVEKTYGGDVTTPWQWGIGYRYSF, from the coding sequence GTGGTAAAAAAGAATATGGTATTGAAAGCGGCTGTGTTGGCAAGTTTAATGGCAATTCCTGGGATTGCCAGCGCTGGGTGGAGCAAAGTAGGCCCGATTACACAGGATGGCGAAACAGTTTCCGAGACAGTCAAGTATACTGAAGCTCACACAGTTGACGCTTCAGGAAGCACGATTTCCATTGGAACTTTCGAAGGAGCCGGTAGTGATCAGTACTCTGTACTTTCCGTAGGACAAGGAGGTTCTGCATCGATTACAGCTGGTTCCGTTACTTCAAAATTACTTGATGCGGAAAGTGGAGGTAAAATTAATATCAGTAGTACCGGTACCGTTTCTATCAGTACTAATGATGATGTTCTCCCCAGCGTGCGGGCCATTACCGGTGCAAATGTCACTATCAGTGCAAATACCATTAATATTTCAAACGATTCAAAGGATGATAGTTCGGGAGCAGTCTGGGCTCAGAACAATACTAGTGATGAAAAGGCTTCCGAAGATACTGCGTCTGTGAAGTTGACGGCGGACAAAATTAATATTACTTCTGCTAATCAAGGTATTGTCGCTTTATCTAATGGGCAGGTCAATATTAATGGTGATTTAAACTTGACAGCTCCCCTTGCGATTGATACGCGCGGCTATGCCACGACAAATATCAACACAGATGGAGCTCATTCTACGGTCATTAACGGGGACATCTTATTCGAAACACCTGATGACGCTGTAAGTGGTAAAATCATTAATGCTTATGTGAACCTTAATTTGACCGGCTCTGATTCTTCCTGGACTGGGCGTTCTTACATGAAAACCAGTTCCGGCGAGATTGCACCTCAATTGACTGAGGTCGATGACACTCATAAGGGTGGCGGATACCTAGCCTTGACCATGGCAGACGGAGCTATCTGGAATGATACGGGTGACTCCTTCGTTAATACGCTGACTGCGGACGCCAGCACGATCAATATTCAAAATGACGATTCCGACTTGGTTGCCGGTACCTTGGATATGACAAACGGCAGTACCTTGAATATGGCTGCTGACAACCAGAAATTGACAGTCAGTACGCTTTCTCTTGATGCCAGCACGATTAACCTGAACGGCGACAGCGATACTGTCGATGCGACGATTGATGCCACGAACGGCAGTACTGTCAATGTGAATGGTGACAGTGCGGCAATTACGGGTGTGGATGCTGCTTCCAGTACGGTCGATATCACAGGCAGCAATGACGAAGTCACTACGCTTACCCTTGCTGACAGCACGTTAAACGTCAGCAACAGCACTACGACACTTGATAACCTGACTTCCGATGACAGCACCATCAACGTAAATAACGATGGTACGTCTGTAACTTCCACTACGGCTGTACTGAACAATACGAACCTGAACCTCAACGGCGACAACCAGAAGGTTACGATCGGCACCCTGTCCGGTTCTGACACGACGGTCAATACCAACAGCCTGGACAACAAAGTCACAATCGGTACGGATAACAGCAGCAACCTGACGGTTCATGGTACCAGCGACATTGCCGATGCCATCACTACGGATCACAGCAATGCCCAGAAACTCGCTAATGTAGTTTCCGTTGGCAATTCTTCCGCAGCGGATAAGATTACGACGGATGAAGGCGTTATTTCCGGTGCGTATAACTTTGATGTGGTTAACGGTCAGGTCGTATGGAACAACAATTCCTACACGCCGAACCAGACGAACGTCGGCATTGCAGCTCTCTCCGCAATGAACCTCATGACCTGGCGTCAGGAAAATAACGACATGAATAAACGTCTCGGCGAACTCCGCGACAGCGAAGGACAGCAGGGCGTATGGGCCAGAATGGTTCGCGGTGAAGCTAAATACGGCCTCAGAAACATGAAGAACCAGTACAATTACTATCAAGTAGGTTATGACCACAAGATCGGTAAGAACTGGACCCTCGGCGCTGCTTACAGCAAGACCGACGGCACGACGAGCTTCAGCCGCGGCAATGCCGATAATGATCATGACGGATTTGCGATCTACGGATCCTGGCTGGGCGATGACGGCAGCTTCGTCGATTTAATCGGTAAGTATGCTCACATGGATACGGAATACCATGTAAACAGCGGCGCCGGCAGCGGTGATTACGACAACGATGCCTTCAGCTTCAGCGCTGAATATGGCAAGCGTTTCCATGGCAATAACGGTTTCTGGATCGAACCGCAGGTTGAATTGACCTATGGCACCGTGGATAGTGCTGACTACACGACGAAACGTGGCGTCAAAGTTCACCACGACAGCATGGACAGCTTTGTGGGACGCCTGGGCTTTGCTCTTGGCAAAGACGTCAAAGCCGGTCATCTCTATGCAAGAGCTTCTTACCTCTATGACTTTGACGGTGAATCTGATGTGACCATGAACTACAATGGCACCAGAGCAAAGTACAGCGATGATATTGGCGGCGGCTGGTGGGAAGTTGGCATCGGTGCCAACCTGAACCTCAGCAAGGCAAGCCATCTGTACATCGATGTCGAAAAAACCTATGGCGGAGACGTTACAACGCCGTGGCAGTGGGGTATCGGCTATAGATATAGCTTCTAA
- a CDS encoding autotransporter outer membrane beta-barrel domain-containing protein: MVKKNMILKAAVLASLMAIPEMAWAGESASYGTQVAGAGTTIVLGDSDTEEITVAGVGDDGLRAIKGHIVVTAKTVNISTDVDDTSCSAIWAQNNTELPTAPEGAGSVMVTGDTVNITSNKKAITAYSNSQVNISGDLTLDADIAIEARGYATVNINTDGEHSSVINGDVVFETPNQEGGSSAGSGEIINAYVNLNLTGENSVWNGRSYEMYKEEGATEETEHLFGDDYYGHVSGLSLTMRDGATWNATGNNIMNNLDAEDSTINVKDGTEYVYVGTATLTNSTANINADGASLSIDKLEGTDSVININGDKAKLYSENDVSLTGGSVNLNGEGAAAESKNLTLDGTQINGVGDSAVLKADTITLKNGSVNLEGTNARIEATDVETDNSTLTFDGKNAVIEADELDMTDSTMNFNESGAAFTTGSVALNNSTINFNGADNALTADELTLNDSTLNFNTTTQNITVNKLSGTSGVVNTSSLDNHITVGESTIGDLTIHGTSNISDAIASDRSNAQKLAAVVSDTNNNSVADRITTDEGVISGAYNFDVVGGQVVWNNNSYTPNQTNVGIAALSAMNLMTWRQENNDMNKRLGELRDSEGQQGVWARMVRGEAKYGLRNMKNQYNYYQVGYDHKIGKNWTLGAAYSKTDGTTSFSRGNADNDHDGFAIYGSWLGDDGSFVDLIGKYSHLDTDYHVSSGAGSGDYDNDAFSFSAEYGKRFHGNNGFWIEPQVELTYGTVDSADYTTKRGVKVHHDSMDSFVGRLGFSLGKDIKLGHIYARASYLYDFDGESDVTMSYNGSRVKYSDDIGGGWWEVGIGANLNLSKASHLYIDVEKTYGGDVTTPWQWGIGYRCSF, encoded by the coding sequence GTGGTAAAAAAGAATATGATATTGAAAGCGGCTGTATTGGCTAGTTTAATGGCAATCCCTGAGATGGCATGGGCTGGAGAATCAGCTAGTTATGGTACTCAAGTTGCTGGTGCAGGAACGACGATTGTCTTAGGAGATTCAGACACGGAAGAAATTACTGTTGCTGGTGTCGGCGATGATGGCTTGAGAGCCATTAAGGGTCATATTGTGGTTACGGCTAAGACTGTCAACATCAGTACGGACGTTGATGATACCAGTTGCTCCGCTATCTGGGCTCAAAACAATACTGAACTGCCAACTGCTCCGGAGGGAGCTGGGTCCGTTATGGTAACAGGAGATACTGTAAATATTACATCTAATAAGAAGGCAATAACAGCTTACTCCAACAGTCAGGTTAATATTAGCGGCGACTTAACCTTGGATGCTGATATTGCGATTGAAGCTCGTGGTTATGCTACGGTAAATATTAATACGGACGGAGAACATTCCTCGGTTATTAATGGCGACGTTGTATTCGAAACCCCGAACCAGGAAGGCGGCAGCAGTGCAGGCAGTGGCGAAATCATTAATGCCTATGTCAATCTGAACCTTACGGGCGAGAATTCCGTGTGGAACGGCCGGTCTTATGAAATGTATAAAGAGGAAGGCGCTACCGAGGAAACAGAGCACTTATTCGGAGATGACTACTACGGTCATGTGAGCGGCCTTTCCCTGACGATGCGCGATGGCGCTACGTGGAACGCGACTGGCAATAACATCATGAATAACCTGGATGCGGAAGACAGTACTATCAACGTGAAGGATGGTACGGAGTACGTGTATGTCGGTACGGCAACACTTACTAATTCCACGGCAAATATCAATGCCGACGGTGCCAGCCTCAGCATTGACAAACTGGAAGGCACAGATTCTGTAATCAATATTAATGGCGATAAGGCAAAACTTTATTCTGAAAACGATGTGTCTTTGACAGGCGGCAGTGTAAACCTTAACGGCGAAGGAGCTGCGGCTGAATCTAAGAACCTGACCCTTGACGGCACGCAGATTAACGGTGTCGGCGATAGTGCTGTACTCAAAGCAGACACGATTACGCTGAAAAATGGCAGCGTCAACTTGGAAGGTACTAATGCCAGAATTGAAGCAACCGATGTGGAGACCGATAACAGCACGCTTACTTTTGATGGGAAAAATGCGGTTATTGAAGCCGATGAACTCGACATGACGGACAGCACGATGAACTTCAATGAAAGCGGCGCCGCCTTTACTACCGGTTCTGTTGCTCTGAACAACAGCACGATTAACTTTAATGGTGCCGATAATGCGCTTACAGCCGATGAATTAACCTTGAATGATAGTACCTTAAACTTCAACACGACTACCCAAAATATCACAGTTAATAAACTTTCCGGTACGTCCGGCGTTGTCAACACAAGCAGCCTTGATAACCACATTACAGTCGGCGAAAGTACGATTGGTGATCTGACGATTCATGGTACCAGCAATATTTCTGATGCTATTGCTTCGGACCGCAGCAACGCTCAGAAACTCGCTGCCGTAGTTTCCGATACCAATAATAATTCTGTTGCGGATCGGATTACGACGGATGAAGGTGTCATCTCCGGTGCTTATAACTTTGATGTGGTTGGCGGTCAGGTAGTCTGGAACAACAATTCCTATACCCCGAACCAGACGAACGTCGGTATTGCAGCTCTCTCCGCAATGAACCTCATGACCTGGCGTCAGGAAAATAACGATATGAATAAACGTCTCGGTGAACTCCGCGACAGCGAAGGACAGCAGGGCGTATGGGCCAGAATGGTTCGCGGCGAAGCCAAATACGGCCTCAGAAATATGAAGAACCAGTACAACTACTATCAAGTAGGTTATGATCACAAGATTGGTAAAAACTGGACCCTCGGTGCCGCCTACAGCAAGACCGACGGGACGACGAGCTTCAGCCGCGGCAATGCCGATAACGATCATGATGGATTTGCTATCTACGGATCCTGGCTGGGCGATGACGGCAGCTTCGTCGATTTAATCGGCAAGTACTCTCACCTTGATACGGACTACCATGTCAGCAGTGGTGCAGGCAGCGGTGATTACGACAACGATGCCTTCAGCTTCAGCGCTGAATATGGCAAGCGTTTCCATGGCAATAACGGTTTCTGGATCGAACCGCAGGTTGAATTGACCTATGGCACTGTGGACAGCGCTGACTATACGACGAAACGCGGCGTCAAAGTTCACCACGACAGCATGGACAGCTTTGTAGGCCGTCTGGGATTCTCCCTCGGCAAAGATATTAAACTCGGTCACATCTACGCAAGAGCTTCTTACCTCTATGACTTTGACGGTGAATCTGATGTAACTATGAGCTATAACGGCAGCAGAGTCAAGTACAGCGATGATATTGGCGGCGGCTGGTGGGAAGTTGGCATCGGTGCCAACCTGAACCTCAGTAAAGCAAGCCATCTGTACATCGACGTCGAAAAGACCTATGGCGGAGACGTTACAACGCCGTGGCAGTGGGGTATCGGTTATAGATGCAGCTTCTAA
- a CDS encoding S1-like domain-containing RNA-binding protein — MRNFKEPASVKTVGGHRVGDVCTLKVVRMNDQGAFLDAGTGNTSDDILLHKHQQTSPVAIGDEVKVQLYLDSKDRITASMKLPKMREGQIGYVKVLSVNRQGGFVDIGAERGVFLPYSEMRGHVSPGQLVWVKLYRDKSGRQAVTMRVEEEMERAAVPAKNVKIGDMLTGTVYNILKDGFFILTKERYIGFIHRNQVEGGRLDFGQKVTGRVTYVRDDGHVDMSLRPVKEKAMDIDAERILTLLQKRHGTMPYSDDTPPEIIKDVFDISKAAFKRALGRLMKEGKIEQKDGWTSLTEKGKVKSE; from the coding sequence ATGAGAAATTTTAAGGAACCGGCAAGTGTCAAGACCGTGGGAGGACACCGGGTCGGGGATGTCTGCACGCTAAAGGTGGTCCGCATGAACGACCAGGGCGCTTTTCTGGATGCGGGGACGGGCAATACGTCCGATGATATCCTGCTCCACAAGCATCAGCAGACAAGCCCGGTAGCTATCGGTGACGAAGTCAAGGTGCAGCTGTACCTCGACTCCAAGGACCGCATCACCGCGAGTATGAAGCTGCCGAAGATGCGGGAAGGTCAGATCGGCTATGTGAAAGTGCTCTCTGTCAACCGGCAAGGCGGATTCGTGGATATCGGCGCTGAGCGCGGCGTCTTCCTGCCCTACAGCGAAATGCGGGGCCATGTGTCTCCGGGACAGCTCGTCTGGGTCAAACTCTATCGGGACAAATCAGGCCGTCAGGCGGTGACCATGCGCGTTGAAGAAGAAATGGAACGGGCTGCCGTACCGGCAAAGAACGTCAAAATCGGCGACATGCTGACCGGTACCGTTTATAATATCCTGAAAGATGGCTTCTTTATCCTCACGAAGGAACGCTATATCGGCTTTATTCATCGTAATCAGGTCGAAGGCGGGCGCCTGGACTTCGGGCAAAAAGTTACGGGCCGTGTGACCTACGTCCGTGATGACGGACACGTCGATATGTCCCTTCGTCCCGTGAAGGAAAAAGCTATGGATATCGACGCGGAGCGCATCCTGACGCTGCTGCAGAAACGTCATGGCACCATGCCCTATTCCGACGATACGCCTCCTGAAATTATCAAAGACGTTTTTGATATTTCCAAGGCCGCGTTCAAACGGGCCCTGGGACGCCTTATGAAGGAAGGAAAAATCGAACAGAAAGACGGCTGGACGAGCCTGACGGAAAAAGGTAAAGTGAAAAGTGAATAA
- the rsfS gene encoding ribosome silencing factor: MTSKELANKIAAAAADKKARDILLLNMQGLSPVTDYFVICSAQSSTQVRAIADGIEDKLAEAGKLPAHKEGYTEGNWILMDYGDCVAHVFRESERDFYNLEQLWADAPSESFAESEKE, translated from the coding sequence ATGACTTCAAAAGAATTGGCGAACAAGATTGCGGCCGCAGCCGCGGACAAAAAAGCACGGGATATCCTGCTCCTTAACATGCAGGGATTGTCTCCCGTTACGGATTATTTTGTGATTTGCTCGGCACAGAGCTCCACACAGGTGCGGGCTATTGCCGATGGCATTGAAGATAAGCTGGCGGAAGCCGGCAAACTGCCTGCTCATAAAGAAGGCTATACCGAAGGTAACTGGATCCTTATGGATTACGGCGACTGCGTGGCTCATGTTTTCCGGGAAAGTGAACGTGATTTTTACAACCTGGAGCAGCTGTGGGCGGATGCACCGTCTGAAAGTTTTGCAGAAAGTGAAAAGGAATGA
- a CDS encoding LCP family protein: MSDNEEKPKKERRLRKGRVFLLIVAIVAIFCAGAIAGMALYDQFTASRQKTTTTAAQEEKVTDETLDKRINVLLLGKDDGESEVMNDPTVPKRTDSMMVVSFDPEKKHVSIVGLPRDTRVTIPGRRGHDKINAAYAYGGTKKAMQTVSNLLQIPIHHYMVVDWQGFIKVIDMLGGVDLYIDRNMDYEDPYADLKIHLKKGYQHLDGEKSGEYVRFRHDEMGDIGRVERQQKFMKALASQFFTVKNMVKLPMIIKTALDYVDTDMDIMTMIRAGNCFRVFGDNAIQSKMLYGDFKTIDDISYWYTTPSQVEKTLNELGIPHKPIKQI, from the coding sequence ATGAGCGATAACGAAGAAAAACCCAAAAAGGAACGACGTCTCCGCAAGGGCCGCGTATTCCTTCTGATTGTGGCTATTGTAGCTATTTTCTGCGCCGGCGCAATTGCCGGGATGGCACTCTATGATCAATTCACCGCGAGCCGGCAAAAGACGACTACTACGGCGGCTCAGGAAGAAAAAGTCACGGATGAGACTTTGGATAAGCGTATCAACGTCCTGCTCCTTGGTAAGGACGACGGCGAAAGCGAAGTCATGAACGACCCCACCGTGCCGAAGCGGACGGACTCCATGATGGTTGTCAGCTTCGACCCGGAGAAGAAACACGTTTCCATCGTCGGACTGCCGCGTGATACGCGGGTCACGATTCCCGGACGGCGAGGACACGATAAAATCAATGCGGCCTACGCCTACGGCGGGACCAAAAAGGCTATGCAGACCGTTTCCAACCTGCTTCAGATTCCGATTCACCACTACATGGTGGTGGACTGGCAGGGCTTCATCAAGGTTATTGATATGCTCGGCGGTGTAGATTTGTACATCGACCGCAACATGGACTATGAAGATCCCTATGCGGATCTCAAGATTCACCTGAAAAAAGGATATCAGCATCTGGACGGCGAAAAATCCGGCGAATATGTCCGCTTCCGTCATGATGAGATGGGCGATATCGGCCGTGTTGAACGGCAGCAGAAGTTTATGAAAGCCTTGGCGAGCCAGTTCTTTACGGTAAAGAACATGGTGAAGCTGCCTATGATCATCAAGACTGCCCTCGATTACGTGGATACAGATATGGACATCATGACGATGATCCGTGCCGGCAACTGCTTCCGCGTCTTTGGGGATAACGCCATCCAGTCCAAAATGCTCTATGGTGATTTCAAGACCATCGATGACATCAGCTACTGGTATACGACACCGTCACAGGTGGAAAAGACACTGAACGAACTGGGGATTCCCCACAAACCGATTAAACAAATCTGA
- the yqeK gene encoding bis(5'-nucleosyl)-tetraphosphatase (symmetrical) YqeK, with protein sequence MDLDTMEKKLEKSLQPKRFHHCTAVRDTAIILAKRYGADVEKAAIAGLIHDCARKIPTKDFIEVCTKLGIPMDDVERHQPILLHAKLGVHFAKEDFGVTDPEILDAIRYHTTGKAHMSLLDKVIYLADLLEPHRDFATVDDMRKQAEKSLDGTLLSAYENTMNYLLGQDLLIHPDCLAGYNELVMQRLDKKKE encoded by the coding sequence ATGGATCTTGATACCATGGAGAAAAAACTGGAAAAATCGCTGCAGCCGAAGCGTTTTCATCACTGCACGGCTGTGCGGGATACGGCCATCATTCTGGCCAAACGCTATGGCGCCGATGTAGAGAAGGCTGCCATTGCCGGTCTGATTCACGATTGTGCCCGCAAGATTCCGACAAAGGACTTCATTGAGGTCTGCACGAAACTTGGTATTCCTATGGATGATGTGGAACGCCATCAGCCCATCCTGCTGCACGCCAAGCTCGGTGTGCATTTTGCCAAAGAAGATTTTGGCGTCACCGATCCCGAAATCCTGGATGCCATCCGCTACCATACAACGGGAAAGGCTCACATGAGCCTTCTGGACAAGGTTATCTATCTGGCGGATCTTCTGGAACCGCACCGCGATTTTGCGACCGTGGACGATATGCGGAAACAGGCGGAAAAGAGCCTGGACGGAACGCTGCTTTCCGCCTACGAGAACACGATGAACTATCTGCTTGGTCAGGACCTGCTGATCCATCCGGACTGCCTGGCAGGCTACAACGAACTTGTCATGCAGCGGCTGGATAAGAAAAAGGAGTAA
- the nadD gene encoding nicotinate-nucleotide adenylyltransferase, with translation MRRQRLGIMGGTFDPIHNGHLMIAEAAAKALHLDRVLFIPDYIPPHKAAGSTPGGDRLAMTILAVADNPLFLPSDMELRRKGPSYTYDTMRILYRRWHRFYDLFFIIGGDSAEQLATWYRIRDTMKFCTFAAVGRPGYAEHRDAVTKYLARRGLKKFIWVDAGEMDISSTEIRRRLAAGESVDGMMPKAVVDYIRQRDLYRR, from the coding sequence ATGCGTCGTCAGCGTCTGGGCATTATGGGAGGTACTTTTGATCCCATTCATAATGGTCATTTGATGATTGCTGAAGCGGCCGCAAAGGCACTGCACCTTGACCGCGTGCTCTTTATTCCCGATTACATTCCGCCGCATAAGGCAGCCGGCTCCACGCCGGGCGGTGACAGACTGGCCATGACCATCCTGGCAGTGGCGGACAATCCGCTGTTCCTGCCTTCCGATATGGAACTGCGCCGGAAGGGACCTTCTTATACGTATGACACGATGCGCATCCTGTATCGGCGCTGGCATCGTTTTTACGATTTGTTTTTTATCATCGGCGGGGATTCCGCTGAACAGTTAGCCACCTGGTACCGTATCCGCGATACGATGAAGTTTTGTACGTTCGCGGCAGTGGGCCGGCCGGGATATGCTGAACACCGTGACGCGGTCACGAAGTATCTGGCCCGCAGGGGACTCAAGAAATTTATTTGGGTAGATGCCGGAGAGATGGATATTTCTTCGACGGAAATCCGCAGACGCCTGGCGGCAGGAGAATCTGTCGACGGGATGATGCCCAAGGCAGTAGTGGACTATATCAGACAGAGAGACCTCTACCGTCGGTAG